The genomic segment GGGCACCACGACCAGATGTTTGGCGGGTGCCCGCAGCGCGCCGTACCACTCGTCGAAGAGCACCTGCAGCCCGCGCATCTCGTCGGCGCCCATGACGAACCAGACCGGCACCGACAGGCTCGGCACGTCGCGGCGCAGATCGACCCCCTGCATGCGGGGATAGATCACGTCCCAGGTGTCGAGCATCGCGTTCAGCACGTGGATCTTCTGCAGCAGCGTGAACTCGCGCACTCCGAGCCCGAACTGCGGCGCCCGCTGGGCGTAGGCCTCGTTCTCGTACAGCATGATCGGCTCGTACGACCAGACGTCGCGATACGGCGGCGGGCCCTGCGCGGTCAACTGCCGGACGACCTCGTCGCGGCCCTCGGCGCGGGCCCAGACCAGGATGTCGTCGTAGAAGATCCGGTCGCTGGCGGGCAGGTGCACCGCTTGGCCGGAGCCGATGTAGGCCCGGAACTTCTCCGGATGCCGCCGCACCGCGAGCACCGACAGCAGCGAGCCGCCGGAATGTCCGTACAGGAAGATCTTGTCCTGTCCGAAGCGCTCGCGCAGATAGTCGGTGACCGCGATGATGTCGGCGACCATGCGGTCGAGGGTGACGTCGGAGGCCGGGTCGAGCGCCGGGTAGGAGGAGCCGCCGCCGCGACGGTCGAGCGTGGCCATCACGAAGCGCTGCTCCACGGCGGCCAGGTGGGTGCGCACGTTGCCCAGCTCGGAGCCGCCGGGCGCCCCGGGCACGAAGAGCAGCACCGGCGCGCCGGTGCGGGCCCCACGGATCATGACGCCGAGCCCGCCCACCCGGGCCAATTCGGCCACGCCGCCCGGGATCCCGGCCGTGCGGGCGGGGACGGCGACCGCTGCGGTGAAGAGCAGCAGCCCAGCGGTGGGCAGCGCATAGAGCACACGTCGGCTGACCCCGCGGCCTGCGCCGAGACCCAACAGGAGCGGCAGCAGGGTCAGCACTAGGTGCACGCCACGGCCCGCGAGCAGGGCGACCACACCGAACGGGGTGCCGTGCGGCGGCCCGGCGGACGGGCCGGGCACACCCGCGCGGGCCAACTCGAGCGTGAGCAGGAAGGCGACCGGGACGACCAGCCACATGAGACGAGAACGGCCCAGCCGACCGGCGGCCCACCCGATCGCCGCGCTGACCGCGACCGAGCAGAGCGCCTGGGTGATGGTAAGCGGGCCGCGCGGGGTCCACCACCCCGCAACCGCGCCCCACACGGCTGCGGGCAGGGCCCAGAGAAGCGCCGGGAGAAATGTCATGCCGGTGAGGATCGCGCCCGGCGCCCGGATGCACAGCCGTCATCGGTACGGGGTCGACCCAGTACTTTGGTAGGTCCTCAACCGGCGCCGAGGCTCGTAGGCTTCGCACATGTCGTCGCTCCTGTTCGCGTTGCTGGTGCCCGGTCCGCCGGGCAGCCGGCAGGCGAGGCTGCGCGACCGCACGGCCGACGTCATCGCCGTGCTGTCCGCCCTGGCCTACGGCGCGCTCATGGTGCCGCTCGGAGACGCCACCTCGCCCCACGCGGCGATCCCGTGGCCGGCCGATGTGGTGATCGGCGTCGCCTGCGCGCTGGCCCTGGTCGTGCGGCGGCGCCGGCCGCTCGCCCTGTGCTTGGCCCTGCTGCCGTTCGGGGTCGTCTCAGTGATGGCGACCGGGCCGACCCTGGTTGCGCTGTTCACGGTCGCAATCCGGCACCGGGCGCGGCTGGTGCTGGCCCTGGCCTCGGTCCACGTCGGCACCGGCGTTGTCTATTACGCGCTGCAGTCCGACCCGCCGTTCGATCTCTGGGTCGATCTGGTGCTGCGGGCGGTCACAGGGCTGGCCGCGGTCGGGTGGGGCCTGTTCCTCAAGGCCTATCGGCACCTGACCTCCTCCCTGCGGGCTGAGGCGGCGAATGCGCAGGCTCAGGCCGAGATGCGGATGGACCGGGCTCGGCTCACCGAACGCACCCGCATCGCCCGCGAGATGCACGACGTGCTGGCCCACCGCATGTCGATGGTGAGCCTGCACGCAGGGGCGCTCGAGGTCCGCACCGACGCCCGCCCCGACGAGATCGCCACGGCCGCCCGCGCGATCCGCGTCAGCTCCCACCTGGCCCTCGAAGAGCTGCGCTCGGTGATCGGCGTCTTGCGCCAGCCGAGTGGCGACGCCGGCGGGGGTGACGCTCGCGTGGCAGGCCCGAACGCGCACGCGACGAGTCCGAGCAAGCACGACGTGATCGTCATGCTGGCCGAAGGTCTCGAGCGGGACGCCCTCAACGGCGGCGGTCGCGTGCGGGTCGAGCCGCCGCAGCCGCGCTTCTCCGACCTGCCCGATCTGCTGACCGAGGCGCGCTCCTCGGGCATGAGGATCGACTTTGTGTCTCTGACGCCGGGCTCGGTACCCTCCGTGGAACTGGAGCGCACGGCCTATCGCGTCGTGCAGGAGGGCCTGACCAACGCCCGCAAGCACGCACCCGACGGCGACGTCGAGGTTCGGCTCGACGGTGGGGGCGGCCACGATCTGCGCATCTTGGTCACCAACGCGCTGCCGCACAAGCCCGTCGGTGACAGGGTTCCCGGGTCGGGCACGGGCCTGACGGGGGTCGGCGAGCGGGTGGCGCTCGCCGGGGGTCGAGTGGAGTACGGCGCCGACGGCGACCGTTTCCGTCTGGAGGCATGGCTGCCTTGCCACGAGCAATAGTCGACGATGCGCAAACACCCGCGGCGGATGAGACAGGCCTGCGGCTGGTGCGGCTTCTGACCGTCGACGACGATCCGATGGTGCTGACCGGGTTGCGCATGATGTTCGGCGGGAACCACGGCGTCGTTGTCGTGGGTGAGGCGGGCGACGGCGACGAGGCGGTCACCGCGGTGCAGGCGCACTGGCCCGACGTGGTGCTGATGGACATCCGGATGCCGCGGATGGACGGGGTGGAGGCGACGCGGCGCATCCGTAAGCTGACCAAGGCGCCGGAGGTGGTCATGTTGACGACCTTCGACATCGACGAGCTGGTGGTGGAGTCGATCCGCAACGGGGCCTGCGGGTTCCTGCTCAAGGACACGCCGCCCGACGAGATCATCGCCGCGGTGCGGTCGGCGGCCGAGGGTGAGATGACGATCTCGCGGCGGATGCTGCGGCCGCTCGTCGAGTTGATCGCCCATACGGCCGGAGGGTCCCGGCGCTCCGAGGCGATCAAGCAGCTGGACTCGCTGACCGGCCGCGAGCGGCAGGTGGCGATCGGTCTGGGCCGCGGTCTGTCCAATGCGGAGATCGGGGCGGAGCTGCACATGGGCGTGTCGACCGTGAAAGGCCACGTGTCGCGGGTGCTGGCCAAGCTGTTCATCAACAACCGCGCGCAGGCCGCCGTGCTGATTCACGAGGCGGGCCTGGTCTGACGGCGGGGCGCGGAGAAAGCGCGGGCGGCCCAAGCGGGCGGGCTCGGCGCGGACAGCACGCGGGCGGGGCGCAGGACAGCGGGCCAGCGGGTGAGCGGGCGGGCGCGGCGCGGACAGGATGCGGGCGCGCAAAGACGAGCGGGCGAGCGGCGTGGACAGGCACAGCGAGCGCCCGGCACGATGGCCGGGCGCTCGTCGGAAGGCGTCAGGGGACGGGTGTGTCAGGAGACGTCGGCGGTCTTGCCCTCGGTGAGGGTGATGTTGCGGCCGTCCTTGGGGTCGAACAGGTGGATCTTGTCGAGGTTCATCCAGATGCGGGCGTCGGAGCCGTCGCGCACCCGGGATTCGGCCGAGAGGCGCGTGACCAGGTTGTCCTGGGGCGGCAGGTCGGCCCCGCCCGCGTCGGCGGCCAGGTCCTCCAGGTCGGCGGCGACCGCGTGCTCACCCTCGACCGTCAGGTAGACGTACTTGTCCGAGCCCATCGACTCGACCAGGTCGACCGGCGCCGTGAACTCGAAGCCCTTGGCCCGCTGGTGCTCCTCGATCAGCCCGGCGTCCTCGAAGTGCTCGGGCCGGATCCCCAGGATGAGCTCCCGGGAGGCCCCGCCCAGCGCCCTGCGTACCTGGTCGCTGAGCGGCAGGTCGCCCAGCGCCGTCCGCAGCTTCGACTCCTCGACCGTGGCCGCGAGGAAATTCATCGACGGTGAGCCGATGAACCCGGCCACGAACAGGTTCACCGGGTTGTCGTACAGGGTCTGCGGGTCGCCGACCTGCTGGATGTAGCCGCCGCGCATCACCACGACCCGGTCGCCCAGGGTCATCGCCTCGGTCTGGTCGTGGGTGACGTACACGGTCGTGGTGTTGAGCTGCTTCTGCAGGCGTGACACCTGGGTGCGCATCTGCACCCGCAGCTTGGCGTCCAGGTTGGACAGCGGCTCGTCCATGAGGAACGCCTTGGGGGAACGGACGATCGCCCGGCCCATGGCCACCCGCTGCCGCTGCCCGCCGGACAGGTTGGCCGGCTTGCGGTTCAGGTACTCGGTCAGTTCGAGAACGCGAGCAGCCTCGGCCACCTTCTTGTCGATCTCGTCTTTTGGCATCTTGGCCAGTTTGAGGGGGAAGGCCATGTTCTCCCCCACGGTCATGTTCGGATACAGCGCGTACGACTGGAACACCATCGCGATGTCCCGGTCTTTCGGGGCCTTGTCGTTGACCCGCTCGCCGCCGATCCGCAGTTCCCCCGACGAGATGTCCTCGAGGCCCGCGATCATGTTGAGCGTCGTGGACTTCCCGCAGCCCGACGGCCCGACCAGGATTATGAACTCGCCGTCGGCGATCTCCAGGTCGACCTCGTGCACGGCCGTCGTACCGTCCGGGTATTTCTTGGTCACCTTGTCGAGAACAATGTCAGCCATCGTTACCTAACCCTTCACGGCGCCGGAGGTGAGACCGGCGACGATGCGCCGCTGGAAGAACAGCACGAACAGGATGATCGGGATGGTGATCGTCACGGCGGCCGCGGAGATCGCCCCGGTGGGGTCCTCGAACTGCGAGGCGCCGGTGAAGAACGACAACGCCACCGGGACCGTGCGGGACTGCTCGGTCGACGTCAGGGAGATGGCGAACAGGAAGTCGTTCCAGCAGAAGATGAAGACCAGGATCGCCGTGGTGAAGACGCCCGGCGCGGCCAGCGGCGCGATCACTTTGCGGAACGCCTCACCCTGGGTGGCACCGTCCATCTTGGCCGCTTTCTCCAGGTCCCACGGGATCTGCTTGAAGAACGCGGACAGGGTGTAGATGGCCAGCGGCAGGGCAAAAGTGATGTAGGGCAGGATCAGGCCGGGCCAGGTGTCGAACAGGCCCAGGTTGCGTTCGATGTTGAACAGCGGGGACACCAGCGACACCTGCGGGAACATCGCGATCAGCAGGGAGACGCCGACGAGCGCCTTCTTGCCGGGGAAGTCGAGCCGGCTGATCGCGTACGCGGCCATGGTGCCCAGCACGACGGCGATCACGGTGGAGATCAGCGCGATGCCGATCGAGTTGATCAGAGCCCGGACGAACTGGTCCGTCTGGAAGATCAGCTTGTAGTTGTCCCACGTCCATTCGCGCGGGATGAAGTTGCCGTCGGTGAGCGTCGCGGTCGTCTTGAACGACAGCGAGACGATCCACAGCACCGGGATCAGCGCGAACACGACGACGATCGCGTCCAGCAGACCCCACTTGACCTTCGCGGAGGTGGTTTCGGCGGCCATCAGCGCCTCCCGTCGACGTCGCTGCTACCGGGGGCCGCCGTGCCGAACAGCTTCACGAAGACGAAGGCGATGATCGCGACGGTGAGGAAGATGAGCACCGACATGGTGGAGCCGATGCCCAGGTTCAGGCCCCTCATCAGGTTGTTGTAGGCGATCATCGAGACCGACGACGTCTCGTTCGCCCCGGCCGAGAGCACGTAGATGTTGTCGAAGATCCGGAACGCGTCGAGCGTGCGGAACAGCAGCGCGACCAGGATGGCCGGCTTCATCACGGGCAGCATCACCTTGGTGAACCGCTGCCACCAGGAGGCCCCGTCCATCGAGGCCGCCTTGAGCAGGTCGTCCGGCACCAGCGCCAGCCCGGCCATCAGCAGCAGGGCCATGAACGGCGTGGTCTTCCAGATCTCGGCGAAGATGATGATCGCGAGGGCGCTGGCCCGTTCGGTGAGAGGCGCCCCCTCCGGCGAGAAGAGGTTGGCCAGGTAACCCGTGCCCGGCGTCCACGCGTAGCGCCAGCTGAACGCGGCGACCACGGTCACGATCCCGTACGGGATGAGCGCGCTGGTCCGCACCAGTCCGCGCCCGATGATCGTCCGGTGCATGATCAGCGCGAGCCCCATGCCCAGCACGAGTTCGACCGACACCGAGATGACGGTGATCAGCATGGTGACGCCGAACGCCGTCCACCAGTAGTTGTTGGACAGCACCGTGGCGTAGTTGGCCAGCCCGACGAACTCGCGGTCGTCCGGGAACTTGAGGTCGTAGCGCTGCAACGACAGCCAGATCGAGTAGATGATCGGGTACGCCGTCACCGCGACCATGACGATGGCCGCGGGCGCGCAGAGCAGCCAGCCCAGCTTGCGCTCCTGCTTCTTGCCCTCGCTCAGCCCGGTGCGGGGCGCCGGAGCGGCGGCCGAAGAAGCGGCCTTTTCACGCGAGGCGACGCTCACGGCAGCACCCCCTTGGAGTCGATGGCGTCCTGGATCGACTTGCGCAGCGAGTCCGCCGTCTGCTGCGGCTGGATCGACGCGGGCGGCGACAGCTCGGCCGACACCACCGTCGAAAGGTTCTGGTAGGCCGGGGTCCGCGGCCGCGGCGCCGACGTCTTGAGCTCCTCCAGCAGCACGTCCTTCATCGGGTAGGCCTCGTTCATCGACGGGTCGTTGTAGACCGCCTCGATCGACGGCGCCTGGCCCGAGTTCACCGCGAGATACAGCTGGCTCTCCGGGCCGCGCAGGCAGCGGATCGCCTCGAAGGCCAGGTCCGGGTGTTTGCTGTACGCGCTGACGGCCTGCTCGGAGCCGCCGATGGTGGTTTTGCTGGGCGTGTTGGCGTCGATCGCCGGGTAGCGGGCCCAGCCCACGTTCTTGGCCAGGCCGGGCGCCTCCTGCACCATCGAGGCCCACACGAACGGCCAGTTGAGCTGGAACGCGCCGCCCCCGCCCTGGAACGCGCGGCGGACGTCGTCCTCGACCGCGTTGGAGAACGACGGGCTGGTCACGCCCGCGGTCGCGAACGTCTTGAGGGTCTCCAGCCCTTTGACCGCGCCTTCGTCCATGACGGCCTTCTTGCCGTCCTGGTCGACCACGTTGCCGCCGGCGCTGGCGACCAGGCTGTTGTAGAGCACGACCAGGCCCTCGTACTGGGCCCCCATCGTCATCACCTGGTAGGGCTTGCCCTCACCTTTGAGCTGCTGGGACATCTTGATCATTTCGTCCCAGGTCTTCGGCGGCGTCGGCACCAGGTCCTTGCGGTACCAGAGCAGCTGCACGTTGGTGTTGTTGGGCGCGGCGTACAGCTTGTCGTTGTACTGGGCGGAGGCGACCGCGGGCTCCAGCGTCTCGCTCTCCACCTCCTGCTTGAGGTCCCCGGTGATCTCCCGGATCCAGTCCGCGCTGGCGAACTCCTGGGTCCAGGTCACGTCCATGCCGAGGATGTCCATGCTGTCGTCCTTGGCGGCCAGCCTGCGGACCATCTGCACCCGCTGGTCGTCGGCCTGCCGCGGCAGCACCTGGTAGGAGATCTTGTACTTGCCCGCCGCCTCCTGGTTGCACCGGTCGACGACGCTCTGCATGTTCTCGACGGGTGAGTTGTAGAAGTTGAGGACGGGCACTCCCCCGTCGTCGGATCCGCAGGCCGCCATCGGCGCCATCAGGACTGTCGCGGCCCCCGCCGCGAGTGCCCGGGCGCGCAGGGTGCGCCGTTGCGGATGTCGGTCGTTGATCGCCATTGACCCTCCATCCGGCCGGAAAACGTCAAGTGATCACGATCACTCGACGGCCAGTGCTTGGTCTGCCCCACACGGTGAAGAAACAAACCAGAAATGCATCGTGCAGATCTGCGCAGGCCAGGCCGATCCCGGAGCGGCGGTTCGCGCGTTTGACGGCGTGACGCCGATGGGTATCGGCGTCACGCCGCGATCTACAACGGAGGAACACATGACCGAGCCGCAGGTCACGCTGGATCCGCGCACCCTCACCGGGGTGGAGCAGAAACTTCGGGGACCCCTGGAGGAGCAGCTGACCTCAGCGCTGCAGGCCGCCACCGAGAAGATCCGGCACTCGTACGCCGGGGAGAGCGTCGAGCAGGTGACCGAGCAGTTGTTCGCGGGCACCAAGGCCGGCCTGCACCCCGACATCGCC from the Paractinoplanes abujensis genome contains:
- a CDS encoding alpha/beta fold hydrolase; amino-acid sequence: MTFLPALLWALPAAVWGAVAGWWTPRGPLTITQALCSVAVSAAIGWAAGRLGRSRLMWLVVPVAFLLTLELARAGVPGPSAGPPHGTPFGVVALLAGRGVHLVLTLLPLLLGLGAGRGVSRRVLYALPTAGLLLFTAAVAVPARTAGIPGGVAELARVGGLGVMIRGARTGAPVLLFVPGAPGGSELGNVRTHLAAVEQRFVMATLDRRGGGSSYPALDPASDVTLDRMVADIIAVTDYLRERFGQDKIFLYGHSGGSLLSVLAVRRHPEKFRAYIGSGQAVHLPASDRIFYDDILVWARAEGRDEVVRQLTAQGPPPYRDVWSYEPIMLYENEAYAQRAPQFGLGVREFTLLQKIHVLNAMLDTWDVIYPRMQGVDLRRDVPSLSVPVWFVMGADEMRGLQVLFDEWYGALRAPAKHLVVVPGAGHAVQFEQPERFVAVLDDVLAG
- a CDS encoding sensor histidine kinase; this encodes MSSLLFALLVPGPPGSRQARLRDRTADVIAVLSALAYGALMVPLGDATSPHAAIPWPADVVIGVACALALVVRRRRPLALCLALLPFGVVSVMATGPTLVALFTVAIRHRARLVLALASVHVGTGVVYYALQSDPPFDLWVDLVLRAVTGLAAVGWGLFLKAYRHLTSSLRAEAANAQAQAEMRMDRARLTERTRIAREMHDVLAHRMSMVSLHAGALEVRTDARPDEIATAARAIRVSSHLALEELRSVIGVLRQPSGDAGGGDARVAGPNAHATSPSKHDVIVMLAEGLERDALNGGGRVRVEPPQPRFSDLPDLLTEARSSGMRIDFVSLTPGSVPSVELERTAYRVVQEGLTNARKHAPDGDVEVRLDGGGGHDLRILVTNALPHKPVGDRVPGSGTGLTGVGERVALAGGRVEYGADGDRFRLEAWLPCHEQ
- a CDS encoding response regulator, whose product is MRLLTVDDDPMVLTGLRMMFGGNHGVVVVGEAGDGDEAVTAVQAHWPDVVLMDIRMPRMDGVEATRRIRKLTKAPEVVMLTTFDIDELVVESIRNGACGFLLKDTPPDEIIAAVRSAAEGEMTISRRMLRPLVELIAHTAGGSRRSEAIKQLDSLTGRERQVAIGLGRGLSNAEIGAELHMGVSTVKGHVSRVLAKLFINNRAQAAVLIHEAGLV
- a CDS encoding ABC transporter ATP-binding protein, which produces MADIVLDKVTKKYPDGTTAVHEVDLEIADGEFIILVGPSGCGKSTTLNMIAGLEDISSGELRIGGERVNDKAPKDRDIAMVFQSYALYPNMTVGENMAFPLKLAKMPKDEIDKKVAEAARVLELTEYLNRKPANLSGGQRQRVAMGRAIVRSPKAFLMDEPLSNLDAKLRVQMRTQVSRLQKQLNTTTVYVTHDQTEAMTLGDRVVVMRGGYIQQVGDPQTLYDNPVNLFVAGFIGSPSMNFLAATVEESKLRTALGDLPLSDQVRRALGGASRELILGIRPEHFEDAGLIEEHQRAKGFEFTAPVDLVESMGSDKYVYLTVEGEHAVAADLEDLAADAGGADLPPQDNLVTRLSAESRVRDGSDARIWMNLDKIHLFDPKDGRNITLTEGKTADVS
- a CDS encoding carbohydrate ABC transporter permease, whose protein sequence is MAAETTSAKVKWGLLDAIVVVFALIPVLWIVSLSFKTTATLTDGNFIPREWTWDNYKLIFQTDQFVRALINSIGIALISTVIAVVLGTMAAYAISRLDFPGKKALVGVSLLIAMFPQVSLVSPLFNIERNLGLFDTWPGLILPYITFALPLAIYTLSAFFKQIPWDLEKAAKMDGATQGEAFRKVIAPLAAPGVFTTAILVFIFCWNDFLFAISLTSTEQSRTVPVALSFFTGASQFEDPTGAISAAAVTITIPIILFVLFFQRRIVAGLTSGAVKG
- a CDS encoding carbohydrate ABC transporter permease; its protein translation is MSVASREKAASSAAAPAPRTGLSEGKKQERKLGWLLCAPAAIVMVAVTAYPIIYSIWLSLQRYDLKFPDDREFVGLANYATVLSNNYWWTAFGVTMLITVISVSVELVLGMGLALIMHRTIIGRGLVRTSALIPYGIVTVVAAFSWRYAWTPGTGYLANLFSPEGAPLTERASALAIIIFAEIWKTTPFMALLLMAGLALVPDDLLKAASMDGASWWQRFTKVMLPVMKPAILVALLFRTLDAFRIFDNIYVLSAGANETSSVSMIAYNNLMRGLNLGIGSTMSVLIFLTVAIIAFVFVKLFGTAAPGSSDVDGRR
- a CDS encoding ABC transporter substrate-binding protein, producing MAINDRHPQRRTLRARALAAGAATVLMAPMAACGSDDGGVPVLNFYNSPVENMQSVVDRCNQEAAGKYKISYQVLPRQADDQRVQMVRRLAAKDDSMDILGMDVTWTQEFASADWIREITGDLKQEVESETLEPAVASAQYNDKLYAAPNNTNVQLLWYRKDLVPTPPKTWDEMIKMSQQLKGEGKPYQVMTMGAQYEGLVVLYNSLVASAGGNVVDQDGKKAVMDEGAVKGLETLKTFATAGVTSPSFSNAVEDDVRRAFQGGGGAFQLNWPFVWASMVQEAPGLAKNVGWARYPAIDANTPSKTTIGGSEQAVSAYSKHPDLAFEAIRCLRGPESQLYLAVNSGQAPSIEAVYNDPSMNEAYPMKDVLLEELKTSAPRPRTPAYQNLSTVVSAELSPPASIQPQQTADSLRKSIQDAIDSKGVLP